DNA sequence from the Streptomyces cinnabarinus genome:
CCGGCGCCGCTACCCGAAGGTGAGCCTGGAGTTCCAGACCGAGACCTCCGGCCGCCGCTGCTTCGACGCCCTGCTGGCCGGCAACCTCGACCTGGCCTGGATCACGGTGGGCGGCCCGGTGCGCGGCATCGAGCAGCGCCCCGTCGTCGATCTGCCGTGGGTGCTCGCCGTACGCCGCGACGATCCGCTCGCGGCCCGGCCACGCATCGACGCCTCCGACCTGACAAGCGGCATCCGCCTCGTGCGACTGCCGCCCAACTCCACCTCCGGCGCCCATCTGGACGCGGCCTTCGAGGAGTTGGGGATCAGGACCGGCTCGGACACCAGCGTCGCCGACTGGGACACCGCCCTGCTCCTGGCCGAACTCGGCCTGGGCCACGCCGTCGTCCCCGCCGTACCGGGTCTTTCGGCCACCGGTGACGGCAGCCCGTTGCGCCTCATCCCCGTTCCATCGCTGCCGCCGCTGTCGGTCGGCTGGGCCGTACGGCGCTGGGACGCCCTCTCCCCGCTCGCCCGGAGTTTCGCCGACACGGTTGCCGCAAGCTGCACGAAGACGGGCGACACGGGGTGAGGACGCAGTCCATGGTCCCCGCGCGCGGTCAGCGTCACGCTCCCGACATGCGCCGGGTGACGACGGCGCTGAGCGTGCGCACGCCCCGCGTCGAGCCGGGGTCGATACCTGTGAGCTCACGGACCCGGCGCAGGCGGTAGTCCAGGGTCCGGGTGTGGACGTTGAGCGCGGCTGCCGTGGCACCGCGGTGCATGTCGTGACGGTAGTAGGCGTCCAAGGTGGCGACGAGGTCGGGGCCGTTGTCCAGACGACGGGCCACCGCGCGGAGCCAGTCGTCGACGAACGGCACGTCCGCGACGGCGAGTTCGACGAATACATCCGCCACGGTGTGTGGCCGCAGCCGGGCGGACGCCCGCTGTAGCGGGGCTGCCCGGCTGATCCGCCGAGCGCGGTTCAGCGCGTCTGCCAGTTCCGGCAGGGGTGCGCTGGACAGGCCGACGGCGCAGGGGCGGCCGAGGGCGTGGGCGAAGTCCTGTACGAGAGGCGGCAGATGGTCTGGCGTGCGGTCGGGTAAGAGGCCGGGAGTGACGTGTGGCAGTGCACTCTCCGTCTCGGCACCAGGGAACAGGGGAAGCAGGGCGATCAGCTCACCGCTCCCGTCGCTGACCTCCGGTCCCCATACGACCGGCGCCCGATGGCTCTTCACCAGCGCACCGATCTCGTTTTCCAGGAAACGATCGAGGGCGGGCGGGTCAGGAAGCCGGAACACGGTCACCGCGTAGTGATCCGGAAGTTCGATGTCGACCGCTTCGGCGATTTCCGTCGAGATCGGGTCTGCGTTCAGCAATGACCGGGTCAGCAGGGCGACCTGCTCAATGTAGGGAATTCGGCGGCGCAGTGCGCGGACGAATCCCTGGCGGTAAGCACTGATGCCGCGTTCACCCTGCGGGGCGAACCAGATCATCATGCGCATGAGCTCGTCGACACCAGTGCTGCGCTGGGCCTCGGTCGCCTCGTTGATCTCGCGCAGCATGAGGGCCGTGTGCACGCGAAGCACCCGCTGCCGCGCGCCGAGGGACATCCCGGCCCCCGCCCGCAGCTCGCCCATGGACGCGATGTAGTCAAGATCATCCCGGCTCAACTCACTGTTGTCGGGCGACAGTTCGACGGTACGACGGCGGAGCCACACGGAGTGCCCCAGCGTCTGGTCCCGGGCCCGAGGGTCCTTGTCCAGGAACTCGAACTCCGGGATCTCACGTGTGTATGTCTCGACCTCACGGCAGGCGTTGGTCGACGCCTGCCGGGCCAGCTCGGCGAAGAGGCTCCCCATGAACGCGAGCCTGTCATTCAGCACGAATGATCGGCAGAGGGGATCCGGACGGTGTTTATCACTCTGCACAAAACGGCCCCAAGTGCATCGACAGCGCCTTTGTCAAAGTGCGCAAAGTTCCCGCATCGGGGCGTTCTTGTCAGCCCTTCCAGTTGTGGAGGAGCCGTGAAGCGGCCTTAATGAGTACCGCATGCCGGCCCGCAGGAAGAACCCCATCGGAATCATTCCGGCAGGACGCCGGCATGCCTGCGGTAATCAGTACGGCTGGGAGTAGGGAAACTTTCAGCCAGGCGCCTCGAATGGCGTTCACTCAAATGGGAGGGGAACTTCGATGAAAGCAGGTACGCGAAAGAGAATCATGGCCGCGGTAGCGGTCCCGGTCACGTCGACGGCGCTCATGCTGGGCACACCCGGCACCGGCTTCTCCGCCGCCGCTGCCACGCCCAGCCTGCGCGCGTTCGGGATCAGCGGTGATGGCACCCTGATGGCCACGTTCACGACCGACCGGCCTCAAATCCTCGACTGGGTGCGGGCCGTCACCGGCCTCAGCGGCGACACGGCCCTGATCGGGATCGACTTCCGGGTACAGGACGGCCTGATGTACGGCGTCGGCAACAAGGGCGGCATCTACACGATCAAGACCCCGCCGGCCACCACGGACGTTGTCGTCACCAAGGTCTCCCAGCTCCAGTACGCGCTGAACGGCGCGAACTTCGGCGTCGACTTCAACCCGGCGGCCGACCGGCTGCGCGTCATCAGCGACAACGGCCAGAACCTGCGGCACAACCTCAACGACCACAGCACGATCCAGGACCTGAACCTCACCACTCCGCCGACGGAGGGCACGACCAAGGGCGTCTCGGCCGCCGCCTACACGAACAACGACCTCAACGCGGCCACCGTGACCACGCTCGTGGACATCAACACGACCACCGACCAGGTCGTCCTGCAGTCCCCGGCGAACAACGGCACGCTCGCCCCGACCGGCAGCCTCGGCATCGACGCCGGCATCAACGCCGGCATGGACATCTACAGCACCCTGTCCGGCGGGAAGACGGTCGACAACGCCGCCTTCGCCTCCCTCACCCCCTACGGCGCCGGCACCCCCTCGCTGTACAGCATCAACGTCTTCACCGGACAGGCCACCTCCATCGGCCAGTTCCCGCTGAACATCACGGACCTGGCCATCTCCCTCACCGGCTCCTGATCTCCGGGCCGTTCGGCCGGACTTCGCCGTGGCCCGCCCACGCTGTGACCGCGGCGTCGGCGGGCCCGGTACGGTGCCTGATCACAGGCCGGTGGCCAGCCAGAACGTCACGGCCGCGGTGGCGATGAGTCCGACGTTGAGTGTGATCTGGCGGTCCTCGCCGGTCAGGTGAACGGCGACCGCGCCGATCTGCAGGAGTACGAAGCCCATCGCCGCGGCCGGCGCCAGCCACGACGCGATGCCGGTCAGCGGCGGCAGCAGCAGTCCGATCGCACCCAGTACTTCGACCACTCCCAGCGCCCTGACGACGGGCAACGGGATGCGATCGACCCATGCCATCATCGGCCGGAGCTGATCGCGGCTGCGGGCCACCTTCATCAGGCCCGAGTAGACGTAGAAGAGGGCCAGCAGGCCCGCGATGATCCAGTACGCGATGCTCATCATTCCGTCGCAGTCAGGTGGGGTCGGTGGCGGGCTCGGTCGCGTACCGGCTCATCGCGTCGATGTTGGCCCGTGGCGTCAGCGGTCGGCCGTCGGCGAGCGCTTCCTGGAGGTCTCGGAAGTACTGCACGTACAGGTCAGGGGTGAAGGTGCTGAGCATCACGGCGGGACGGTCGGTCAGATTGGCGAAGGTGTGCGGGGTATGGGGCGGAACCATCACGAGCGTGCCTGCGGCGGCGTCGTGGACCGCGTCCCCGACCGTGAACCGCACGGTGCCGGAGAGGATGTAGAAGCCCTCGTCGTGTCGGGCATGACGGTGCTGCGGCGGCCCTTCGGTGTACGGGGCGAGAACGGACTCGGCGATCGCGAGGCGGTGCCCGGTGCGGGAGCCGTCCTCCAGAACGCGCATGCGCGTGGTGCCCAGAACAACCGTCTCCCCGTCGCCGGGACCCACCACCGAGACGGCGGGACCGGCCTGCCGCTCGCTTGTTTCGGCTGGTTCAGTCATGCGTACGAGTGCACCGCCGACGCCCGACCGGTGTCCAAGACCCCTTCCGCAGTGCCGATACCTTGTGGGTATCGTTGCTGCGTGGAGCTACGAACCCTGCGCTACTTCGTGGCGGTCGCCGAGGAACTCCACTTCGGACGGGCCGCTGCCCGGCTGCATATGAGTCAGCCGCCGCTGAGCCGGGCGATCAAGCAGATGGAGGCCGACGTCGGCGCCCCGCTCCTCGTCCGCTCGCCGGCCGGCGTCACGCTCACCCCGGTGGGCGCCGTGCTGCTCGACGAGGCCCGGGACCTGCTCGATCATGCCGACCGGGTCCGGGTACGGGTGAGCGCGGCGGCGGGCGTCGCGGCCATCACCGTCGGCATCCTGGGCGACGGCACGGATCCGGGAGTGGCGAGGCTGGCCTCCGCCTACCGCCGACGTCATCCCAGCATCGACATCCGCATCCGGGACACCGATCTCACCGATCCCACGTGCGGGCTGCGCGCCAGGCTGGTCGATGTCGCTCTGACCCGGGCCCCGTTCGACGAGGCCGCCCTGACGGTGCGTACGCTGCGGACCGATCCGATCGGCGTGGTCCTGCGCGCCGACGATCCGCTGGCCCGCCGCGACCGGCTGCGACTGGCCGACCTGAGCGACCGGCGCTGGTTTCAGTTTCCGCAGGGGACCGATCCCCTCTGGCAGTCGTACTGGAACGGCGGCAGGCCGCGCGAGGGCCCGGTAGTGCGCGCCGTCCAGGAGTGCCTGCAAGCCGTGCTGTGGAACGGCACGGTCGGTCTGGCTCCTCTCGGGCACGACCTGCCCGCCGAGTTGGCTGTGGTGCCGCTGACGGACATGACGCCGAGCCGAGTGGTGGCGGTGTGGAACGAAGGCGACACCAACCCGTTGGTCCGATCCTTCGTCGAGCTCGCGACCGCGACGTACCGCCACTGAGTTACAGGGAGGGCTGCCCGCCGATGCCCTGCGGGTCGGCCTGTTGCGCGATGGCGCGTCGGGCCCGATCGGTGAACGTCCGGTTGATCGACTCCTGCAGCAGGGTCAAGTGCGTGCGCACGGAGGGGTGTCGCTGCGGCGGCAGGGTGGCGAGCAGACCCTCGAGCATGGCGCGGAGCCTGCGGCAGACCTGCAAGGACGAGCTTCCGTAGTGGAGGATCTCGCACACGGCGAGCTGAAGGTAATTGTCCCAGTTGCGCCCCGGTAGCACGAGCCGGGCCGTGCCTTGGCCGTCGGCCAGCACGTAGCGGCCGGGCAGCTGCGTCCTGCCCACCGTGTGCAGGAACCGCTCGACGTAGTTGATCACCTGTACGGCGGTGGTGGGGTCGTTCACCGCCGGGGACAGTGCCCGGATGGCGATGTCGACGAGGATCCTCAGCGCGAAGGCGGGGTCTTGCTCGATGGTGCGTTCGGCCCCGAGGGCGATGTGACCGACCACGTGGGCCGGGTCCGGTTCGGAGACGCCGCCGTGGACCTCGACGAGCACGGTTTCGGGCGGAACGAAGTCGCCGACCAGCCGGGTCACGACGAAGACGCAGTCGTGGCGCGCCGCCTGCGCGATGAGCCCGGCCACGTCGAAGGCCTGGACGGCGCCTCCCCGCTCGGTACGAATGCGCATCGACGGGCCGTCGGGGGGCAGGGCTTCGGATTTGTCGGGAGCGGCGCCCCGGATGGCCGCCGCGCCGCTGGTGAAGACGGACTCCCCCATGCCCGCGACGAGCTCGGCGATGGCCACCGGCCGAAGGCTGTGGGTGAACCGATTGAGGTAGACGAGCAGGAGTACGAGGCTGACGGCGACTGCCGCGCCGGCCAGGGTGACCCCGAGGTCGGGGACTGAGTGGGATTCGACGCTGCGCAGCAGGGAGAAGGCGAACGCGAACGTTCCGGTGAAGGTCGCCAGCACCGCTTTTTGCAGCCTGTCGCGATACCACAGCCGCATGTAGCGGGGTGAGAGTGTTCCGGTGGCCTGCTGCACCACCAGCACGCCGATGGTGACGACGAACCCGAGCAACGCCACCATCGCGCCCACGATGGCGGTGAGCACGCCGCTCGCCGTCGTGGCGGAGTACTGCCAGCCACTGGGCAGCCAGTCCGAGCCGTCGGCGAGCAGGGCGAGTTCGGCGAGCAGGACGCCCAGGACGAGACCGAGCAGCGGAATGATCCACAGACTCGCCTTGACGTACTGCCGCAACCGGAATCTGGCGGCCCAGGAAGTCATGACACCCACATCACACCCCTTCACCGGACATGTCAGGTGAGCTGTCGCCACGTGAGACGGCCGGCTTTGTCGACGGGACCACCATCACCTCACGCCAGGCCGGTTTCCGCACCAGCGCAGCCGCCGGCACCCCTGTCACCTGGTGCGATGGCCTTGTCAGGACGGAGCGGCGTCGGCGGCCTAAGCTGATCGGGTGTCGCCCCGCTGATCACATCGGCCGCGAGAGGGTGCCCCGACCGTGGCCGACCAGGGCTGAAAGGGGTCCGCGATGGACGACTACCCCCTGATCGAGGACCACGGCCTGATCGGTGATCTGCAGACCGCGGCGCTGGTGACGAGGGATGCGACGATCGACTGGTTCTGCTGCCCGCGGTTCGACTCGCCCAGCGTCTTCGGCGCTCTGCTCGACCGGAGCAAGGGCGGCCACTTCACGGTGCGGCCGGCGGCGAGGACGTACACCTCCAAGCAGCTCTACCATCCGGACACCGCCGTCCTGGTGACCCGCTTCATGACCGAGGCCGGGGCGGGAGAGGTCGTCGACTTCATGCCCGTGACCGGCACGACGGTGACTGACCGGCACCGTCTGGTCCGCATGCTGCGCTGCGTACGCGGCAGCATGACGTTCCAAGGAGAGATCGCTCCGCGCTTCGACTACGGCCGTAGCCCTCACGAGCTGCACCTCACCGAGGACGGGGCCGTGTTCACTTCCCAGGCCCTCGACCTCGCCCTGCACCTCGTGCGGGAGCCGCAGGACGAACGGCTGCTGAACATCCTCTCGGCCAACGACAACGACGTGCACTTCTCCTTGACCCTGCAGGCCGGACAACAGCGCGGCCTGATCATGGAATCCGCTCCCGCGGGACCCCCGCAGCAGGTCCGGGTGGAGGAGTTCGAACGCCTCTTCCACGAGACGGTCCGTTACTGGCGCTCCTGGCTGGGCCAGTCCACCTACTCCGGGCGCTGGCGCGAGGCGGTGGAACGTTCGGCCGTGACGCTGAAACTCATGACCTACGCGCCGACCGGCGCCCTGGTCGCCGCCCCTACGACGGGGCTTCCCGAGCAGCTTGGGGGAGAGCGCAACTGGGACTACCGGTTCACCTGGATCCGTGACGCCTCGTTCTCCGTGTACGCCCTGCTGGGCCTTGGATTCAAGGAGGAGGCCGCCGCGTTCATCGACTGGCTGCACGCCCGGGTGAAGGAGAAGGCGGGCCAGGAAAGCGGCGGCTCCGGACCGCTGAACATCATGTACCGGGTCGACGGTTCGGCCGACCTGGTCGAGGAGACCCTCGGCCACTGGGAGGGGTACCGCGGCTCCGCCCCGGTGCGCATCGGCAACGGGGCGGCGAACCAGCTCCAGCTCGACATCTACGGAGAGGCGCTGGACAGCATCTACTTCGCGCACGAGCACGGCATGCATCTCGACCACGGAGGCTGGAAGGCCCTGCACACCCTGCTCGACTGGCTGGTCGACCACTGGGATCAGCCCGGCGAAGGGCTCTGGGAGACACGCGGCGGCCGCAAGGACTTCACCTACGGTCGCGTGATGTCGTGGGTGGCCTTCGACCGGGCCCTGCGGATGGCCCACGACGACGGCCGTCCCGCGGCCGGAGGACGCTGGGTCCAGGCGCGGGACGCGATCTACGAGCAGGTCCTCGACCGGGGGTGGGACCCCAAGAAGCAGGCCTTCGTGCAGCATTACGGCGACGACGTGCTCGACTCCGCGCTGCTGCGCATGCCGACGGTCGGTTTCATCATGCCGGGCGACCCGATGTGGCAGTCCACGCTGAACGCGATGGAAAACGAGCTGGTCAGCGACAGCCTGGTCTACCGCTACAACCCCGAGGCGTCCCCCGACGGGCTGCGCGGCTCCGAGGGAACCTTCTCCCTGTGCACGTTCATGTACGTCGACGCTCTGGCCCGGGCCGGACGCACCGACATGGCGCGGCTGGTGCTGGAGAAGATGCTCACCTACGCCAACCATCTGGGGCTGTACTCCGAGGAGATCGACCTCACAGGGCGGCAGTTGGGCAACTTCCCGCAGGCTTTCACCCACCTCGCGCTGATCGACGCCGCGATCACCTTGGACGGGATGCTGCGGGAGGAGCGGCGGGTCCGAGGAGGATGACGGTGTCGCCCTGTCGCGGCGTGCTCTCGCTGGTCTCCGTGACGGGGTCCAGCTGGTGGTCGGCCCGCACCACGAACAGCGTGTCGTGCTCCGGCGGCAGCGGATCGGCGGCCGGCCGCACGGTGAACCGGGCGCCTTGGGCGTAGCGCTCCGCGAGCGCGTGGCGGACCAGCGAGCGGCCGAAGAGGATGTCGCCGCCGGTGTACGGAGCGACCACGCCGTGGCTGTCCTGCGGTGGCCCCACCCGGTAGACGGGCCCGTCGACGTTGTCCTGCATCACGATCGAGGCGAGCGCGTTGAAGTCGTCGTCATCGGTGACCAGGAAGACGGCCGTCACACCCTCCAGACGCGCTCCGGGGTTGATGGCCGTGGCCAGCAGGTCGCCCTGGGCCAGACCGAGGCCCGCTTCCTTGATCCTTTCGCGCTGCTCGTCGAGGCCCGCCCACAGCAGCACCCCCAGTCCGGCGGAGCGCAGGGCCCTGCCCAGGTCGATAACCCATGGCTCGCCGCCCACCAGGAGAATGCGCGTGCCCGCCGCCTTGACGACCCCCAGCCGTCTGGCCACGGGGGCCGCCGTCAGCGCGTACACCACAACGGTCCCCACGATCACCAGGAACGTGACGGGCAGGATCTTCGCCGCCCCCGTCACCCCCCGCTGGACCAGACCGGCGGAGAAGGTCGACGCCGTCGCCGCCGCGACGATGCCGCGTGGATCCATCCATCCCACGAAGGCGCGTTCCCCCCGGGACAGATCGGTGCCCGCCACGGCGCCGAAGGCCACGAGCGGCCGGACCACCAGCACGAGGATCGCGATCAGGCCGAGCGCGGGAAGGAGCACCGGCACCAGGGACGCCGGGGTGACCGTCGCGGAGATGGAGATGAACAGCAGTCCGATGATCAGCTGGACCAGGGTCTCGAAGAAGGGGCGGCGCGCGGGCATGTCGAAGCCGCGCAGATTGGCCACGGCCAGGCCGGTCACGATCGCGGCGATGAGTCCGGTGTCGTCCCGTACGACATCGCAGCCCGCCGACACCCCGATGACGACGGCGAGTTGTGCCAGCGTTCCCAGAGTCTCCCCGAGCCGGAGGCCGCGCAGGGTGAACCACAGCAACAGGGTGCCGACGACCCCGCCTGCCAGTCCCACGGCAAGGCTGAGGAGGAACTGGCCGATCTGGTAGCCCCGGCCGATGTCGACCTGGTGCGAGGAGGCGACCGCGTGGAAGGTGAGGGCGCCCAGGATCGCGCCGATCGGGTCGGTCAGCGTTCCTTCCCAGATGAGGATGCGCCGCACCTTGTCGCTCGGCCGCACGAAGTCGAGGATCGGCCCCACGACGGTGGGACCCGACACGACGAGGATCATGCCCAGCATCGCGGCCACGCGCAGCGGCATGGCGAACATCGCCGGTGCCACCGTCGCGACGACGAAGAAGGTGAGCAGGAGGCCGTACACCAGCAGCCGGCCCACGATCCCGCGGGTGTGGTGGGCGAGTTTCCGCAGGTCGAGGCCGAGCCCGGCGTCGTAGAGGATCACCGCGACGGCCAGCGACACCAGGGCCGAGAAGGCCGGGCCCAACAGCTTGTCCGGGTGGACGATGTCCGTTGCCGCGCCGGCGGCGAACCCGACAGGAAGCAGGATGATCAGGGCTGGCACACGCAGTCTGTTCGCCAGGATCTGCGAACCGGTGGCGAGCACCACCGTCAGGGCGAGCCCGAGCAGGATCTCGTCGTCGGTCACGGCTGCTTCCCTCCGCGAGGTACGGGCGCGGGGCGATGTCCAGGACGAGTGACGAGTACGGACAACCGATCAGCCGTCGGGTGCCGCACCGTCACCGGCCGCGCGGCCCGGCCGGCGCAGCTCGGAGTCGGTGAGCTCCTCCAGCTCACCGCGCGAGTCCAGCCAGTACAGGAGAACGACGGCCGGCACGACGACCACGAGGGCCACCAGGGTGACGACGGCCAGCCACGTCAGCGTGCCGGAGGCACCCGCGGCGTCGGCCACGGTCAGCGACGTGGGCAGCAGGTAGGGGCGCTGGGCCATGCCCCAGGCGATGACGGCGGACGCGACGACGGCGACCGCCGTGACGCGCGCCCACGTGCCCGGCGAGCGCAGCAGCAGCCATGCGGTGGCGACAGCGGCGACCCCGGCCACGAGGACGAAGAACAGGCCCAGGCCGCGGGTGAGGCCGTGCCAGATGTAGGGGGCGTCCTCATGGGTGACCCATCCGGTGACCACCGCCAGGACGGTGAGCACGGCGAGACTGCTCAGCGCCCGCCGCCTGAAGTAGCCGACCAGGTCGGGCGCGTCGAACCTGCGGGCGTCGCCGATGAGGAACACCGCCCCGAGGAACGCGGTGACCGCGACGGCGACCAGTCCGAAGACCAGCGAGGTCGCACCGGTCCACACGTCCGCCGAGAGCTCGGTACCGGGAGCCACGCGTTCCGACGCGACTCCGCCGACCGCGGCACCGAGGAAGAACGGCGTGAGCAGTGAGGCCACCGCGAACACGGCACCGTACAGGCGTCGCCCGGCCAGGCGTTGGGTGGGTTTGCGGAGTGCGAAACCGGCGCCGCGCAGGACCATGCCGACGACGGCCAGGGCCAAAGGGAGCCACATCGCGGAGAACACAGTCTCGAACAGGACGGGGAAACCGGTCCACATGATGACCAGGACGAAGATCAGCCATACGTTGTTCACCTCCCAGACGGGGGCCATGGCGCGGTCGATGAGCCAGCGAGGGCGCCTGCCGCGTTCCGTCCCGCCGGCCGTCAGGTCCCAGAAGCCGGCCCCGTAGTCCGTGCCGCCCGCGCACGCGTACGCGGTCACGGCCAGGAGCAGCACCATGGCGATGAGGTCGGCGGTCACGGGCCCTCACCCCCCGCCCGGCCGGCGCCAGGACCGGCCGTCGGCACGTCGTCCGCCGGAAGGGAACCGCGCGGTCCGTAGGGGATGTCGGCCTCCGGCATAGGGGAGCCGCTCGGCGTTTGCTGCGCGTCGGCGAGCCGCCAGCGCGTGCGCATCTTCAGCAGGACGACGAGGAAGGAGCCGAAGAGGAAGACGTATACCACCATCACCACCCCGAGCATGATCCACAGGGTGGTGGAGCGGGTCGATGTCACGGCCTCGGCGACCCGCATGTTCTGGTAGACGATCCAGGGCTGGCGTCCCACCTCGGTGGCGATCCAGCCGCACTCGACAGCGACGACGGAGGCGACACCGGCGCAGGCGGCGGCGCGGTAGAACCACCGTGAGGCGGGCAGGCGGCGGTGGCGCAGCCGGATGAACCCGTACCACAGGGCCAGGAGCAGCAGCGCCGACCCGATCAGCACCATGATGTCGAAGGCCCAGTGGGCGATGGTCGCTTGGACGGCCGTGGGGCGCTGGTCGGCCGGGACCGAGGTCAACCCCCTCACCTCGGTGTTGGCGCTGAACCCGGCCAGGAAGGAGTCGAGCAGGGGGATCTTGATGCCGCCCGAGACGGTGCCGTTCTCGTGCAGCCGCCCGAAGAGGTATTCCGGCACGCGGGTGTCGGTCTTCCAGACGATCTCCATCGCGGCGAACTTCACCGGCTGTTTGTGGAAGACCGACCGGGCGATCGAGTCGCCCAGGACGAACTGCACCGGAGCGGCGATGGCGGCGATGGTGAACGGCACGGCGAAGCCGAGCCGGTGGTAGTGGTCCCGGCGGCCGCGCAGCCAGCCCACGGCATAGACGCCGGCCACCATGAAGCCCGCGGTGAGCACCATCGCCATGACGAAGTGCCAGTACTGCGGCCCGAACATCGGCGTGAAGATCGCCTTCCAGACGTTCACGTCGACGGGGTTGCCCTCGGAGTCGAGGGAGAAGCCCTGCGGCGTGTTCATCCAGGAGTTGGCGGCCAGGATGCCGAACGCGCCGAGCAGCGCGGCGAACGGCAGCGGCAGTGCGAGGAGGAAATGCGTCCGCGGCTTCAGCCGCCGCCATCCGTACAGGTAGATGGCGATGAGGACGGCCTCCAGGAAGAAGGCCCAGGCCTCGACACCGAATCCGACGCCGAAGACGTCACCCCACCGCCCCATCAAACCGGGCCACAGCAGACCGAACTCGAAGGAGAGCACGGTGCCGGTGACGATGCCGAGCGCGAACTGCACCGCCATGACGGCCGACCAGCGTCGTGCCAGGAGCAGGGCCGTTGCGTCCTTGCGGCGCAGTCCGCGGTAGTGCATGACCAGGGTGATGAAGGGGAAGGCCACGCCGAGGGGGACCAGGATGATGTGGGAGGCCAGGGTGAAGGCCATGAGTTCCCGGGCCGGTAGGAGCTGGGCCGGGGCGTCGGCCAGCAGATGGAGCGAGGTGGGCATGCGCGGCTTCGCCGTTCGTTCAGGTCAAGGGCCGGGAAAGGGTCATCCGCCGGTGGCGAAGCCAGGGAACAGGGTCATGCCTCCGTCGACGTACAGGGTGGTTCCCACCACGTAGTCCATGAGGTCGGAGGCGAGCGCCACGACGGCATGGGCGATGTCCTCGGGGTCGCCGATCCGGTCGTAGGGGATGAGCCTGAGGAGGTCCTTTTGGGCTTCGGGGGTCTCCCAGGCCGCGCGGTTGATCGGCGTCTTGATCGCCCCCGGGGCGACCGCGTTCACACGGATCTTCTCCGGGGCGAGCTCCTGGGCCAGTGTCTGCATCATCATCTGCACGCCGCCCTTGGAGGACGCGTAGTTCACGTGACCCGACCAGGGGATGATCTGATGCACCGAACTCATGCAGATGA
Encoded proteins:
- a CDS encoding glycoside hydrolase family 15 protein, with the protein product MDDYPLIEDHGLIGDLQTAALVTRDATIDWFCCPRFDSPSVFGALLDRSKGGHFTVRPAARTYTSKQLYHPDTAVLVTRFMTEAGAGEVVDFMPVTGTTVTDRHRLVRMLRCVRGSMTFQGEIAPRFDYGRSPHELHLTEDGAVFTSQALDLALHLVREPQDERLLNILSANDNDVHFSLTLQAGQQRGLIMESAPAGPPQQVRVEEFERLFHETVRYWRSWLGQSTYSGRWREAVERSAVTLKLMTYAPTGALVAAPTTGLPEQLGGERNWDYRFTWIRDASFSVYALLGLGFKEEAAAFIDWLHARVKEKAGQESGGSGPLNIMYRVDGSADLVEETLGHWEGYRGSAPVRIGNGAANQLQLDIYGEALDSIYFAHEHGMHLDHGGWKALHTLLDWLVDHWDQPGEGLWETRGGRKDFTYGRVMSWVAFDRALRMAHDDGRPAAGGRWVQARDAIYEQVLDRGWDPKKQAFVQHYGDDVLDSALLRMPTVGFIMPGDPMWQSTLNAMENELVSDSLVYRYNPEASPDGLRGSEGTFSLCTFMYVDALARAGRTDMARLVLEKMLTYANHLGLYSEEIDLTGRQLGNFPQAFTHLALIDAAITLDGMLREERRVRGG
- a CDS encoding cation:proton antiporter, with the translated sequence MTDDEILLGLALTVVLATGSQILANRLRVPALIILLPVGFAAGAATDIVHPDKLLGPAFSALVSLAVAVILYDAGLGLDLRKLAHHTRGIVGRLLVYGLLLTFFVVATVAPAMFAMPLRVAAMLGMILVVSGPTVVGPILDFVRPSDKVRRILIWEGTLTDPIGAILGALTFHAVASSHQVDIGRGYQIGQFLLSLAVGLAGGVVGTLLLWFTLRGLRLGETLGTLAQLAVVIGVSAGCDVVRDDTGLIAAIVTGLAVANLRGFDMPARRPFFETLVQLIIGLLFISISATVTPASLVPVLLPALGLIAILVLVVRPLVAFGAVAGTDLSRGERAFVGWMDPRGIVAAATASTFSAGLVQRGVTGAAKILPVTFLVIVGTVVVYALTAAPVARRLGVVKAAGTRILLVGGEPWVIDLGRALRSAGLGVLLWAGLDEQRERIKEAGLGLAQGDLLATAINPGARLEGVTAVFLVTDDDDFNALASIVMQDNVDGPVYRVGPPQDSHGVVAPYTGGDILFGRSLVRHALAERYAQGARFTVRPAADPLPPEHDTLFVVRADHQLDPVTETSESTPRQGDTVILLGPAAPPAASRPR
- a CDS encoding cytochrome d ubiquinol oxidase subunit II: MTADLIAMVLLLAVTAYACAGGTDYGAGFWDLTAGGTERGRRPRWLIDRAMAPVWEVNNVWLIFVLVIMWTGFPVLFETVFSAMWLPLALAVVGMVLRGAGFALRKPTQRLAGRRLYGAVFAVASLLTPFFLGAAVGGVASERVAPGTELSADVWTGATSLVFGLVAVAVTAFLGAVFLIGDARRFDAPDLVGYFRRRALSSLAVLTVLAVVTGWVTHEDAPYIWHGLTRGLGLFFVLVAGVAAVATAWLLLRSPGTWARVTAVAVVASAVIAWGMAQRPYLLPTSLTVADAAGASGTLTWLAVVTLVALVVVVPAVVLLYWLDSRGELEELTDSELRRPGRAAGDGAAPDG
- a CDS encoding cytochrome ubiquinol oxidase subunit I, producing the protein MPTSLHLLADAPAQLLPARELMAFTLASHIILVPLGVAFPFITLVMHYRGLRRKDATALLLARRWSAVMAVQFALGIVTGTVLSFEFGLLWPGLMGRWGDVFGVGFGVEAWAFFLEAVLIAIYLYGWRRLKPRTHFLLALPLPFAALLGAFGILAANSWMNTPQGFSLDSEGNPVDVNVWKAIFTPMFGPQYWHFVMAMVLTAGFMVAGVYAVGWLRGRRDHYHRLGFAVPFTIAAIAAPVQFVLGDSIARSVFHKQPVKFAAMEIVWKTDTRVPEYLFGRLHENGTVSGGIKIPLLDSFLAGFSANTEVRGLTSVPADQRPTAVQATIAHWAFDIMVLIGSALLLLALWYGFIRLRHRRLPASRWFYRAAACAGVASVVAVECGWIATEVGRQPWIVYQNMRVAEAVTSTRSTTLWIMLGVVMVVYVFLFGSFLVVLLKMRTRWRLADAQQTPSGSPMPEADIPYGPRGSLPADDVPTAGPGAGRAGGEGP